tgtattctcctgtcctaaagtcatcctctcccctgaaatggctgataacagggggcaatagattgtattctcctgtcctacagtcatcctctccccctgaaatggctgataacagggagcaatagactgtattatcctgtcctacagtcatcctctcctctgaaatgtctgataacagggggcaatagactgtattctcctgtcctacagtcatcctctcccctgaaatggctgataacagggggcaatagactgtattctcctgtcctacagtcatcctcccccctgaaatggctgataacagggagcaatagactgtattctcctgtcctacagtcatcctctcctctgaaatggctgataacaggaggcaatagactgtattctcctgtcctacagtcatcctctctcctgaaatggctgataacagggggcaatagactgtattctcctgtccaacagtcatcctctcccctgaaatggctgataacagggggcaatagactgtattctcatgtcctacagtcatcctctcccctgaaatggctgataacagggagcaatagactgtattctcctgtcctacagtcatcctctccactgaaatggctgataacagggaacaatagactgtatattcctgtcctacagtcatcctctcccctgaaatggctgataacagggagcaatatactgtattctcctgtccttcagtcatcctctcccctgaaatggctgataacaggaggcaatagattgtattctcctgtcctacagtcatcctctcccctgaaatggctgataacagggggcaatagactgtattctcctgtcctacagtcatcctttcccctgaaatggctgataacagggggcaatagactgtattctcctgtcctacagtcatcctctcccctgaaatggctgataacagggagcaatagactgtattctcctgtcctacagtcatcctctcctctgaaatggctgataacagggggacaatagactgtattctcctgtcctacagtcatcctctctcctgaaatggctgataacagggggtaatagactgtattctcctgtcctacagtcatcctctcccctgaaatggctgataacagggggcaatagactgtattctcctgtcctacagtcatcctctcccctgaaatggctgataacagggggcaatagactgtattctcctgtcctacagtcatcctcccccctgaaatggctgataacagggagcaatagactgtattctcctgtcctacagtcatcctctcctctgaaatggctgataacaggaggcaatagactgtattctcctgtcctacagtcatcctctctcctgaaatggctgataacagggggcaatagactgtattctcctgtcctacagtcatcctctcccctgaaatggctgataacagggggcaatagactgtattctcctgtcctacagtcatcctctcccctaaaatggctgataacagggagcaatagactgtattctcctgtcctacagtcatcctctctcctgaaatggctgataacagggggcaatagactgtattctcctgtcctacagtcattctctcccctgaaatggctgataacagggggcaatagactgtattctcctgtcctacagtcatcctctcccctgaaatggctgataacagggggcaatagactgtattctcctgtcctacagtcatcctctcccctgaaatggctgataacagggaacaatagactgtatattcctgtcctacagtcatcctctcccctgaaatggctgataacagggagcaatatactgtattctcctgtcctacagtcatcctttcccctgaaatggctgataacagggggcaatagactgtattctcctgtcctacagtcatcctctcccctgaaatggctgataacagcgagcaatagactgtattctcctgtcctacagtcatcctctcctctgaaatggctgataacagggggacaatagactgtattctgtcctacagtcatcctctctcctgaaatggctgataacagggggtaatagactgtattctcctgtcctacagtcatcctctcccctgaaatggctgataacagggggcaatagactgtattctcctgtcctacagtcatcctctcctctgaaatagctgataacagggggcaatagattgtattctcctgtcctacagtcatcctctccccctgaaatggctgataacagggagcaatagactgtattctcctgtcctacagtcatcctctcctctgaaatggctgataacaggggaacaatagactgtattctcctgtcctacagtcatcctctcctctgcaatggctgataacagagggcaatagactgtattctcctgtcctacagtcatcctctcctctgcaatggctgataacagagggcaatagactgtattctcctgtactacagtcatcctctcctctgaaatgtctgataacagggggcaatagactgtattctcctgtcctacagtcatcctctcctctgaaatgtctgataacagggggcaatagactgtattctcctgtactacagtcatcctctcccctgaaatggctgataacagggggcaatagactgtattctactgtcctacagtcatcctctccactgaaatggctgataacagggggcaatagactgtattctcctgtcctacagtcatcctctcccctgaaatggctgataacagggggcaatagattgtattctcctgtcctacagtcatcctctcctctgaaatgactgataacagggggcaatagactgtattctcctgtcctacagtcatcctctcccctgaaatggctgataacaggaggcaatagactgtattctcctgtcctacagtcatcctctcccctgaaatggctgataacagggggcaatagactgtattctcctgtcctacagtcatcctctcccctgaaatggctgataacagggggcaatagactgtattctactgtcctacagtcatcctctcccctgaaatggctgataacagggggcaatagactgtattctcctgtcctacagtcatcctctcccctgaaatggctgataacagggggcaatagattgtattctcctgtcctacagtcatcctctcccctgaaatggctgataacagggagcaataggttGTCCTCGAGTTCTATACGTGTCTCTGGAGATTCGCTTAGTAATGCCTGAGCTGTAATCTGTGACGCCCCCTGACTGGTGACGCCCTCTCCTGGCCTCCTGCCCAGACTTTCAGTTTCATTACTCCCCGTCTCCAGTAATGGCGTCTGCTGATCTCCGAGAGGAGCTGAAATGCTCCATCTGCCTGGAGATCTACAGGGATCCTGTTAACTTGTCGTGTTGCCACAACTACTGCCGATCCTGTATCCACCGCATGCTGGACACCCAGGAGGCCTTCAGAGCTTATAAGTGCCCTGAATGCAGGACAACTTTCCTACACCGCCCTGTGCTGCAGAAGAACATCGCCCTGTGTAACATCGTCAACATCTTCTCATCTGCAAACCCAGAGCAGAGCGGAAGTGACATTCATTGCTCATATTGTATATACTCTGCCGTTCCTGCCATACAGTCCTGTCTACATTGTGAAGCTTCTCTGTGCAGCAACCACCTGAGAGTCCACAGCAGGTCAGCAGAACATGTCCTTACAGAAGCCACCCGAACCCCAGAAAAAAGGAAGTGCCCTGTCCACAAGGAAATCCTGAAGTATCACTGCATTGTGGATGACGTTTGTATCTGTGTCACCTGTTGCTTGGCTGGAGAACATTATGGACATCAAGTGGAGCTACTGGAGGTAGCGTCTGAGAAAAAGAAGGACAAACTCAGAACCTTGTTGGAAAAACTCTCCTTCAAACGAGAAAAGATTGAGAAGAAGCTCCAAGATCTACAAGAGCGTAGATATACAGAACCTGGTGATGAAGAAGCCACTGTCCTGTTTCCAGACATGAGAGGTGAGatggttttatacactgtctcaaGCCTGATTCAGCTGTTTAAGATCAAGAAGGACAAGTTTTCCGTGAAAATTCAACAACTTCAAGAACTATGCAACTCAAGCGATTCAGTGTCCGTTGTACGTGAGAAGGACGTGGACCTTCATGACTTCTTTGATGGAGAAGGAGAGGATGAAGAACAGGAACAATACAACCACGAGCTCCATGAAGAAGTTGGTGACCAAGCTGTAGACCAGATTTCAAAACCTCAAGACTGTCCAAAGCTGGTTCTGGATATAAGTACATCTGCAAATAATATACTAGTATCGGATGACCTGAAAACCATGTACTGGTCTGCCGTGTATCAGAACCGTCCCGAAACACCAAAGAGGTTCCAGTATAATCAGATTTTAAGCAGCTGCTTCTTTTCCTCAGGTCGACACTTTTGGGAGGTGGAGACCAGTGAAACTGGAGACTGGAGACTAGGTGTGGCCTACCACACAATACAGAGGAATGGGGATCAGTCCTACTTTGGGGACAATGACAAGTCTTGGTGTCTTCGTAGGTTGTATAAGAACCAGTATTCGGTCATGCATGACAACATGGTGACCACCTGCCCTCATACATTTACCTGTAATAGATTCCGGATATTCCTGGACTACGAGGCCGGCCAGTTGTCCTTTTATGAGTTAAGCAGTCCCATCAGACACCTGCACACTGTCATGGCCACCTTCACCGGGCCCCTCCATGCTGCTTTTGGTGTAGGGTATTGGCTATCTGGAGAACATTGCTGCCTGAAGGTCCTTCATCACGACTCCTTCCCATAATACATGGCACAGGGCAAAAATTTAGGAAGCGGCTGTAGTAGACGTCATTGAAGTGACCAGCTTGGAAGGTCCCAAGGCTCATGTCCTTTTAGGCTTTCATTTTTTGATCAGTATGTCCTTCAAGGTTATGAAAGATGACCCCTTAATTTTTTGATTTGATAGAGGGCATCTTTGAGGTCAAATATTGATTGTGTATCTTTGAAGAACTCCTTTAAGATACCAAAAGAGCGTACAGAAGAATCGTCTAACAGTCTGTAGGTGCCATCAGACACTTCCTCCTTTTGCAATATAAGCAGTGGTGGGAACAAACTGGACTTCCTTCTTAAAGGAACATGCCAGGCAAAGTTGGTACTCTTTGTTATGTCAAGTGCAAGGCCTGAAGGGGCGGAGCTTAAAATTGAAATTTAAAGAACATCCAGAAGAGAATTCCTGTGTCAAGCTCCGCCCTCTTAGGCCTTACATTAGGTGCTTTATCTGGTCTGTTCACCCCATAAATCTGGTATCAAACTGTAGATATTTGGTAATTGTATAACCGCCATCTATATTCCATGGCTAATGGTTACCCTGATTTCTCTGCTTTATTATATGAGATTGGACATATTAGCAGCTATTATTATACTATCACTAAACAGCGCCACAGAGTGGCCGGATATTGTAATAGCATGCCATTCAACTGGGGTTTAGGTGTGGACAGGGCCTTGTCCATGttgatgaaaataaagaaaaaattatttgctTTGTTCGTTCTATTATATTGTtctattatattatattgttacttTGTTACATTGTTCTATTATGTTACATTGTTATACTAGGACACTGTATTGTATTGCCCATATCTGCCGCCATATAACAGCCGCTCCAGCTACAGTATAATCCGTAACCTGATGGACGGTCGGGGAAATGGACCTGAACTCCACCACATCATTCTTTATTTCACGTTGTTACCGTGTGACACCTCATTCAGCCGCAGAATAAATTGCATTAATGGAAAGTCtccggctccgcctggcggcagaCGTTCCGCATCTCGCAGATAAGACGCAGAATTCAGAAGCCTATAATTAATGACTCCATCTCCTGGAGTCTGGAATTCACCACTGTCCCAGATACACAATTGAAGATTCTCCCCCCACATGTTTCTATAAAAAGACACCGGTACAGTATGCACCGCGCTTCACCGCGCAGGAGAGTCAGGTGGACACAAACACGATcgtcaaccttttttttttttttttaaagcaatttaAAGGGGAAGTTAGATCAGGGATCACATTGTACAATGTTGTTATAATGTAACTCAATGCAAAAGTCCTGCCTCCTTCctattataatccagagctgcactcactatttacatagattacttatcctgtactgatcctgagttacatcctgtattatactccagaggtgcactcactattctgctggtgcagtcactgtgtacatacattacttatcctgtactgatcctgagttacatcctgtattttgctccagagctgcactcactattctactggtgcagtcactgtgtacatacattacttatcctgtactgatcctgagttacatcctgtattctactccagagctgcactcactattctgctggtgcagtcactgtgtacatacattacattacttatcctgtactgatcctgagttacatcctgtattatactccagagctgcactcacaattctgctggtgcagtcactctgtacatacattacttatcctgtactgatcctgagttacatcctgtattatactccagaggtgcactcactattctgctggtgcagtcactgtgtacatacattacttatcctgtactgatcctgagttacatcctgtattttgctccagagctgcactcactattctactggtgcagtcactgtgtacatacattacttatcctgtactgatcctgagttacatcctgtattctactccagagctgcactcactattctgctggtgcagtcactgtgtacatacattacattacttatcctgtactgatcctgagttacatcctgtattatactccagagctgcactcactattctgctggtgcagtcactctgtacatacattacttatcctgtactgatcctgagttacatcctgtattatactgcagagctgcactcactattctgctggtgcagtcactgtgtacatacattacttatcctgtactgatcctgagttacatcctgtattatactccagagctgcactcactattctgctggtgcagtcactctgtacatacattacttatcctgtactgatcctgagttacatcctgtattatactccagagctgcactcactattctgctggtgcagtcactctgtacatacattacttatcctgtactgatcctgagttacatcctgtattatactgcagagctgcactcactattctgctggtgcagtc
This window of the Bufo bufo chromosome 6, aBufBuf1.1, whole genome shotgun sequence genome carries:
- the LOC121003856 gene encoding E3 ubiquitin-protein ligase TRIM62-like; amino-acid sequence: MASADLREELKCSICLEIYRDPVNLSCCHNYCRSCIHRMLDTQEAFRAYKCPECRTTFLHRPVLQKNIALCNIVNIFSSANPEQSGSDIHCSYCIYSAVPAIQSCLHCEASLCSNHLRVHSRSAEHVLTEATRTPEKRKCPVHKEILKYHCIVDDVCICVTCCLAGEHYGHQVELLEVASEKKKDKLRTLLEKLSFKREKIEKKLQDLQERRYTEPGDEEATVLFPDMRGEMVLYTVSSLIQLFKIKKDKFSVKIQQLQELCNSSDSVSVVREKDVDLHDFFDGEGEDEEQEQYNHELHEEVGDQAVDQISKPQDCPKLVLDISTSANNILVSDDLKTMYWSAVYQNRPETPKRFQYNQILSSCFFSSGRHFWEVETSETGDWRLGVAYHTIQRNGDQSYFGDNDKSWCLRRLYKNQYSVMHDNMVTTCPHTFTCNRFRIFLDYEAGQLSFYELSSPIRHLHTVMATFTGPLHAAFGVGYWLSGEHCCLKVLHHDSFP